A genomic region of Cannabis sativa cultivar Pink pepper isolate KNU-18-1 chromosome 1, ASM2916894v1, whole genome shotgun sequence contains the following coding sequences:
- the LOC115705358 gene encoding uncharacterized protein At1g15400, with amino-acid sequence MAGLQRSVTSFRRQGSSGMVWDDRFLGELHQLSQKEEQERKQAQEKTHGGAGGDQTVDVDPLKSLKPINTVDRSRSNGGRGYRTGKVAPAIEPPSPKVSACGLCNPFGKSTKNKSNRRTKTTTTSTKSKRRSR; translated from the coding sequence aTGGCTGGTTTACAGAGATCTGTAACATCGTTTAGGAGACAAGGCTCGTCAGGTATGGTATGGGACGATAGGTTCTTGGGAGAGCTACATCAACTGAGTCAAAAAGAAGAACAAGAAAGAAAACAAGCCCAAGAAAAAACTCACGGAGGAGCAGGAGGTGATCAGACGGTCGACGTTGACCCACTCAAATCCCTTAAACCAATCAATACCGTTGATAGAAGCCGATCCAACGGAGGACGAGGCTACCGAACAGGCAAGGTAGCTCCGGCGATCGAACCGCCTTCGCCAAAAGTATCCGCCTGTGGTTTATGCAATCCATTTGGCAAATCCACTAAGAATAAGAGTAATCGGAGAACGAAGACAACTACTACTAGTACTAAGAGTAAGCGCAGATCGCGGTAA
- the LOC115705349 gene encoding uncharacterized protein LOC115705349, translated as MMKMEVVVVVFVYLILNPITSSSSMRMDPNYSPIASSSSSSSSSKFSVGRNIFKGLKCTNFVKEEMVDKILDHVNATKAVKITLMKSADFGICVANNFCDCLSLPYPPVMYGCMGVLGLKCMNDAVLKSPYLYSCALACVTSIITTATHTPKLDEKSIGDFCYSKCRKRV; from the exons ATGATGAAAATGGAAGTGGTAGTAGTAGTGTTTGTTTATCTTATACTAAATCCCattacatcatcatcatcaatgaGAATGGATCCTAATTATTCTCCaatagcttcttcttcttcttcttcttcttcatcaaaaTTCTCAGTTGGTAGAAATATATTTAAGGGACTCAAGTGTACAAATTTTGTGAAAGAAGAAATGGTGGACAAAATACTTGACCATGTAAATGCTACAAAAGCAGTGAAGATTACATTAATGAAAAGTGCTGATTTTGGGATTTGTGTAGCCAATAACTTCTGTGATTGTTTGAGTTTACCATATCCACCTGTGATGTATGGTTGTATGGGTGTTCTTGGCTTGAAATGCATGAATGATGCTGTCTTAAAATCACCTTATCTCTATTCATGTGCCCTTGCTTGTGTTACCTCCATCATCACCACAGCTACTCACACTCCCAAACTTG ATGAAAAGTCAATAGGAGATTTCTGCTACAGCAAATGCAGGAAGAGAGTTTAA
- the LOC115705280 gene encoding probable polygalacturonase At1g80170 isoform X2, which produces MGSFRLYSSSTFHVNAIAVLCVVGFWISQFRCTEGFDSLLQLPQYGSPTTPLRSKRVLSLCDFGAKGDGIHNDTKISGTITAPKDPKAWSGLNARKWLYFYEVNHLTIEGGGTINGMGHEWWSRSCKRNPKKPCRHAPTAITFHKCKNLKVKDLMLVDSQQMHMAFTNCIRVLASYLKLVAPGSSPNTDAVHISSSRSVEIKHSIFKTGDDCISIVGNSSRIMIRDISCGPGHGVSIGSLGKSKSWSNVHDVTVDGAFLFNTENGLRIKTWQGGSGFASKILFKNVLMENVSNPIIIDQYYCDSQTPCHNQTMAVKVKNISFIHIKGTSATEEAIQFTCSDDLPCEGLYLEDVQLQSCIGETTRSSCWEAYGSSFGLVDPPACFSVFDGFIKEPGISNSYSRVQSS; this is translated from the exons ATGGGAAGCTTCAGACTTTATTCTTCTTCGACATTTCATGTCAATGCCATAGCTGTTCTTTGCGTGGTCGGATTTTGGATCTCCCAATTCAGATGTACAGAAGGGTTCGACTCTCTTTTACAGCTCCCACAATATGGGTCACCAACAACTCCACTCAGATCCAAAAGGGTTCTTTCCCTTTGTGATTTTGGTGCCAAGGGAGATGGTATTCATAATGATACCAAG ATATCTGGAACCATCACTGCTCCAAAAGATCCCAAAGCCTGGTCTGGTTTGAATGCACGTAAATGGCTTTACTTCTATGAGGTGAACCACCTCACCATTGAAGGAGGAGGCACAATCAATGGGATGGGACATGAATGGTGGTCTCGGTCTTGCAAGCGCAACCCAAAAAAA CCATGTCGACATGCTCCTACT GCTATTACATTCCACAAATGTAAGAATCTGAAAGTGAAGGACCTAATGCTTGTTGATAGCCAACAAATGCACATGGCATTCACTAACTGTATCCGGGTTTTAGCGTCATACCTCAAACTCGTTGCACCTGGTTCTAGTCCTAACACTGATGCAGTCCACATTAGCTCATCAAGAAGCGTTGAGATCAAACACAGCATATTCAAAACAG GTGATGACTGCATTTCTATTGTTGGTAATTCTTCACGGATTATGATACGTGATATTTCCTGTGGCCCAGGTCATGGGGTTAG TATTGGAAGCTTGGGAAAGTCAAAGTCATGGTCAAATGTGCATGATGTAACGGTAGATGGGGCTTTCTTGTTCAATACTGAAAATGGGTTGAGGATTAAAACTTGGCAG GGTGGGAGTGGTTTTGCTTCAAAGATTTTATTCAAAAACGTGTTAATGGAGAATGTATCAAATCCAATTATAATAGATCAATATTACTGTGACTCTCAGACACCATGCCACAACCAG ACTATGGCGGTTAAAGTGAAGAACATATCTTTCATTCACATTAAAGGGACTTCTGCCACAGAGGAAGCAATACAATTTACTTGCAGTGATGACTTACCCTGTGAAGGGTTGTATTTAGAAGATGTTCAACTTCAATCATGCATTGGCGAAACGACCAGGTCCTCTTGTTGGGAGGCATATGGCTCAAGTTTCGGTTTAGTTGATCCACCAGCTTGTTTTTCAGTCTTTGATGGCTTCATCAAAGAGCCAGGAATATCAAATAGCTATTCACGCGTACAGAGCAGTTAA
- the LOC115705280 gene encoding probable polygalacturonase At1g80170 isoform X1, whose amino-acid sequence MGSFRLYSSSTFHVNAIAVLCVVGFWISQFRCTEGFDSLLQLPQYGSPTTPLRSKRVLSLCDFGAKGDGIHNDTKALIKAWEKACSFSVKTTIVVPARNTYLIYPIYLGGPCRSKVTIRISGTITAPKDPKAWSGLNARKWLYFYEVNHLTIEGGGTINGMGHEWWSRSCKRNPKKPCRHAPTAITFHKCKNLKVKDLMLVDSQQMHMAFTNCIRVLASYLKLVAPGSSPNTDAVHISSSRSVEIKHSIFKTGDDCISIVGNSSRIMIRDISCGPGHGVSIGSLGKSKSWSNVHDVTVDGAFLFNTENGLRIKTWQGGSGFASKILFKNVLMENVSNPIIIDQYYCDSQTPCHNQTMAVKVKNISFIHIKGTSATEEAIQFTCSDDLPCEGLYLEDVQLQSCIGETTRSSCWEAYGSSFGLVDPPACFSVFDGFIKEPGISNSYSRVQSS is encoded by the exons ATGGGAAGCTTCAGACTTTATTCTTCTTCGACATTTCATGTCAATGCCATAGCTGTTCTTTGCGTGGTCGGATTTTGGATCTCCCAATTCAGATGTACAGAAGGGTTCGACTCTCTTTTACAGCTCCCACAATATGGGTCACCAACAACTCCACTCAGATCCAAAAGGGTTCTTTCCCTTTGTGATTTTGGTGCCAAGGGAGATGGTATTCATAATGATACCAAG GCTTTGATAAAAGCTTGGGAGAAAGCTTGTTCATTTTCTGTGAAGACAACCATTGTAGTCCCTGCTAGAAATACTTACTTAATTTATCCTATTTATCTTGGAGGGCCTTGTCGTTCAAAGGTCACTATAAGG ATATCTGGAACCATCACTGCTCCAAAAGATCCCAAAGCCTGGTCTGGTTTGAATGCACGTAAATGGCTTTACTTCTATGAGGTGAACCACCTCACCATTGAAGGAGGAGGCACAATCAATGGGATGGGACATGAATGGTGGTCTCGGTCTTGCAAGCGCAACCCAAAAAAA CCATGTCGACATGCTCCTACT GCTATTACATTCCACAAATGTAAGAATCTGAAAGTGAAGGACCTAATGCTTGTTGATAGCCAACAAATGCACATGGCATTCACTAACTGTATCCGGGTTTTAGCGTCATACCTCAAACTCGTTGCACCTGGTTCTAGTCCTAACACTGATGCAGTCCACATTAGCTCATCAAGAAGCGTTGAGATCAAACACAGCATATTCAAAACAG GTGATGACTGCATTTCTATTGTTGGTAATTCTTCACGGATTATGATACGTGATATTTCCTGTGGCCCAGGTCATGGGGTTAG TATTGGAAGCTTGGGAAAGTCAAAGTCATGGTCAAATGTGCATGATGTAACGGTAGATGGGGCTTTCTTGTTCAATACTGAAAATGGGTTGAGGATTAAAACTTGGCAG GGTGGGAGTGGTTTTGCTTCAAAGATTTTATTCAAAAACGTGTTAATGGAGAATGTATCAAATCCAATTATAATAGATCAATATTACTGTGACTCTCAGACACCATGCCACAACCAG ACTATGGCGGTTAAAGTGAAGAACATATCTTTCATTCACATTAAAGGGACTTCTGCCACAGAGGAAGCAATACAATTTACTTGCAGTGATGACTTACCCTGTGAAGGGTTGTATTTAGAAGATGTTCAACTTCAATCATGCATTGGCGAAACGACCAGGTCCTCTTGTTGGGAGGCATATGGCTCAAGTTTCGGTTTAGTTGATCCACCAGCTTGTTTTTCAGTCTTTGATGGCTTCATCAAAGAGCCAGGAATATCAAATAGCTATTCACGCGTACAGAGCAGTTAA
- the LOC115705327 gene encoding peptide deformylase 1A, chloroplastic, whose protein sequence is MAMEIAYRLSFRLLPLLQSEKCLNPGVFNPIFRKSCAPVLGHVHQELPSNTIFTNRRSYSRASPSIARAGWLLGLGEKKKTSLPDIVKAGDPVLHEPAKEVEVGEIGSDKIQKIIDDMVAAMRKAPGVGLAAPQIGVPLRIVVLEDTKEYISYAPKEETKAQDRRPFDLLVIINPKLKKKSKRTAMFFEGCLSVDGFRAMVERCLDVEVSGLDRYGNPIKIDASGWQARILQHECDHLEGTLYVDTMVPKTFRTVENLDLPLADGCPKLGVR, encoded by the exons ATGGCTATGGAGATCGCCTACCGACTCTCATTCCGTCTCCTTCCACTACTTCAATCTGAAAAGTGCCTAAACCCCGGCGTTTTCAACCCAATTTTCAGAAAATCATGTGCTCCCGTTTTGGGTCATGTACACCAAGAACTGCCATCCAATACTATATTCACGAACCGGAGAAGTTACAGTCGGGCGTCCCCGTCAATTGCCAGAGCAGGCTGGCTTTTGGGTCTTGgagaaaagaagaagacaaGCTTGCCCGATATAGTCAAAGCGGGTGACCCGGTTTTGCACGAACCCGCGAAAGAAGTTGAGGTCGGAGAAATTGGGTCAGATAAGATCCAAAAGATAATTGATGATATGGTTGCGGCGATGAGGAAAGCTCCTGGGGTTGGTCTTGCGGCTCCACAGATTGGAGTACCCTTAAGG ATAGTTGTTTTGGAAGATACTAAGGAATACATTAGCTATGCACCTAAGGAAGAGACTAAAGCACAAGACAGACGCCCTTTTGATCTTCTG GTGATTATTAACCCAAAGCTTAAAAAGAAAAGCAAGAGGACTGCAATGTTTTTTGAAGGGTGCTTAAG TGTTGATGGATTTAGAGCAATGGTGGAGAGATGCCTTGATGTTGAAGTTTCTGGTTTGGATCGTTATGGCAATCCCATCAAAATAGATGCTTCAGGTTGGCAAGCTCGTATTTTACAGCACGAGTGTGATCATTTAGAGGGAACTCTTTATGTTGATACAATGGTGCCTAAAACATTCAGGACGGTAGAAAACTTAGATTTGCCTCTAGCAGATGGATGCCCCAAGCTTGGAGTTCGCTAG
- the LOC115705365 gene encoding uncharacterized protein LOC115705365: MKNSNGNYMPPVRHYYGPINPNEIRSSEKVRGYTTNNNTTSFNGAEKKETTSSSNYKLESKASMDINESADAFIKKFRQQLLIQRLDSIDNYHQMLARGL; this comes from the coding sequence atgaagaACAGCAACGGTAATTACATGCCTCCGGTTCGCCATTATTATGGCCCAATTAATCCAAATGAAATTAGATCATCAGAGAAGGTAAGAGGCTATACCACTAATAATAATACGACGTCGTTTAATGGTGCAGAGAAGAAAGAAACGACAAGCAGTAGTAATTATAAGCTAGAGAGTAAGGCGTCGATGGATATTAATGAAAGTGCAGATGCTTTCATCAAAAAGTTTAGGCAACAACTCTTGATTCAGAGGCTCGATTCCATTGATAATTACCACCAAATGCTTGCTAGAGGCCTCTAa